TGGTGGCACTGATAGTTACATCCTTGACTTGGTCTTCcaaacctttttattttttttaactagaAAACTCCTCCTAGAACCAGCTTAGCCTAATATGACAGCATTGTGGCCAGCCAAACCTATGTCATATGCTATCTGCTGTCTGTCTGTTAAAACCACCATGTTGACAAACGTTCAGtgaaaaagaaagtgaaagGAAATTGTAGTCTATATTTATGGCCAATGAAAAGCCGTGCAAGTAAATTGCCACTACGAACGTAGCCGAGTATTGCCGAGTTTTGTCAGAGAACGCTGTTAAATAAGGCTCGACGGCCTAGTGTGACCAGTGTCCAGTCCGTCCAGGACTGATTAACGCTTATCCCAGGCGAATACGACACCAATGAACGAGAGGCGGGTATGCCGCTTTCGTGACATTCAAGAtggcgagtgagtgagtggttggggtttaacgtcgtactcaacaatttttcagtcatatgaggacgaaggaatccttagggtgcatgtacgtgtaatgtgcctccttgttgcaggacggatttccaccgctcttttattttagtcactgagacgacttaccgaaggcaagtaagccgccccgtcgatgcactatccctttcatgctgaacgccaagcgaggaagttacaacttcctcttttaaagtctaaggtgtgactcgatcaaggattgatcctggatctaccggtcccgaagcggacgctctaccaactgtgctatccgggccggtaaaatGGCGAGTAAGACACCTTTAGGTTATTATACTATCCTAGGGCAGCGTattgtagtattttattttcttctatCGGTCGATTCCAAATGCCTGTGGGATGCCAGTATGTCATGAGAATGACACctctttttgtgttattttatccTAAGAtctaggttatctcccctgggattaattaattaattgcaGGGTAACAGTTATGGGCGACCGCGTGTTTCATCCCTTTGACATGTAGCATGACTGAGGTAACCAAATCAGTTACTAGCTCTAGTACCTGAATCTTAAAAAATGTACCAAATCCTTATCTGGAAATGAAAGCTCGTCACACCACAATAATGCTCTGTCATAGGAGACAACATTTCAGTAGATAAAAGATGAATGCTTTTCAGACAACcaaattgtaatttatttatttgattggtgttctacgccgtgctcaagaacatttcacttataccacggtgggcAGTATTATGATGTGGGAAAACCGGACATAACTGTGTTATGTCACTTCAGGGAGTGAATGAGTAAAGACTACACCACAGCTTAAGCCTAGCGATGActgcaacgtgtttgattggataaactTCTCAAGATGGCTTCGTCGATTCACACCAACTAAGTGGGCAGCATTGCCATTGTCTTCTACAAGTTATTTGGTGAAGTCtccttaaaataataaagtatgatgcTTTTTAGAAAGTTTAAGTAGTCGGCTTTCGTTTGAAATATGTTTAGTCAGGTGCTATCTTGTCTTTTAATTCGTCATAGAATTAATTGCAATATAAGTTCAATAGAAAAGTTTCGAAGACGTGTATAGTAGGCACATTTTTGAGCGAAGAGAAACGTAGTTTTCTTGGAAGCTGATAGTGGACATTCGACTAGACCCGAAGCGCATATCAGATGTTGATCTTTATGACTTGTGATTGTTTCCCTTCGCACAGTTGTTGCTCTGGCCAGAAAGCGTGTCAACAGTCTGTTATGTTCTTCTTGTACAGGCGCCCTCGTGATCACAGTGAAGCTCTGGAAGAACGAAGTGAACCCGTACATGCAGGCAATCCAGGCCATGTTTGCCTTGGGCGGGATCGTCTCACCTCTTATAACGGCGCCATTTCTGTCAGAATCTGGCCGAAAAGCAGCAAACAACCTGAACAACGTCAAAGACAACACGTCAAGACCGTACGACATGGGCACTTCTGATATGGTAAATTTGTCGTCACAATCAGTCTTGACTTTGTCCACGAACACCAGTGACAATCAAACATGGACAATCTTCGGCAAAGAAGAAACCAACGTGTACATCGCTTATTCCATCATCGCCACATGCATGTTAGTTGTGTCGATTCCAGTCGCGATCCTCTGGATCAGTCGCTCAGTGGAAAAGCTAACGTCTCGCCAGGACAAGGAGGTTTCTGCTGATGAAGTCAAACAACCCGTGATCAAGGCACGGAAACACCCTCGTCTACTTCCGGTGGCGATAGCTCTGGTAGGACTGTTCTTCTTTGTGTATGGACCCGTCGAGAAGACCTGCGCCAACTTTCTCCTCGCTTTTCTGGTCAAACAGATGAACTGGAGCAAAGTCCACGCCGCACAAGGCAACTCGGCCTTCTACGCCGGGTTCGCAGGGGGTCGTTTTATTGGGATCGCGCTCGCCGTTGTCATGCCAACAACATTGATGCTGTTCGTCTTCATGATGGCTTTGGTAGTTTGCCTTGGCCTCTTCATTCTAGCAATCGAACAGTCCGCTGTGTTTACGTGGGTGTGCATTGTTCTTATCGGCACAGCAATGTCCACGATTTACGCCTCCATGTACGCTTGGGTAGACGTCAACGTCACCTCAGTCACAGGCAAAATGGCCAGCTGCATGCAGGTGGCGTTGGCGCTCGGCACCATGGCAACAACTCCTTTAATAGGATATCTGTTCAAAGAACAAACGCCGAtgtggtttgtttatttgactatcacattgtcatcgaCTTGCTTCCTGTGTTATAGTTTTCTCTACTTACTGACCTTGAAGTTCCCACTGCGGCTGGGCGCCAATACACCGTGCCCGGAAAAGGATACATTTTTACAAGGGGAGGACAAAGACGGAGAAATACCCACAAAAACTAGCGTGTGACAAAGAGTTAATACCATTCCTCACATGCACGGTAGGATGCCTATAAGCCCATTACTTGATCGCCTAGATAGGATATATGTACCTGCATATTGCCGATATGGCATCATTCTTCCACTTTTATAGGCACATTGTCATATAACTTTGTTAATCAGTTTTTCATATCGCCACTTCTCGTCAAACACGATGCCTTACGGCATAAGAACGtagacaaatttattttttgtgcaaGAGACCTCATGTTTGTCTTATAATTTAGCAGAACGACTTTCATATGTCAAAACGCTGTCACCAATTTGTTGAGCTACAAAATATACTTGTATGATAAGACATGTTTTGGTATCAAGCGGTAAGTCTTTGAAGATTCACTCACCGAGGCCAAGTTGTTCAAAACCCTATTATCTTAACGGTACGTTAAATGTTAACAATCCGTTATTTTAATAGCGGTCTGTTTTTAAGTAAACCTTGAATTTTTGTTGCTGCATGGAAAGCAAAATCTTCAAACCTTTTATTTTTACCAACTGAACCTCTAGTTAGAAGCATCTAATTACCCACAATTCATTTGTATCTATCCCATAGCCTGGCTCCTTCACAACATAGCTGCTATgtcatttgaattttttaattGAATGTTTATGTTCTTAATCTTACACTCAGGATATAGACACGGCTCGCCCTCAGGATACACGCAGGATATAGACACGACGGGCCCGCAGGTTACAAACAGGATACAGACACGTTGGGCCCACAGGATACACGCAGGATATTGACCCAGCGGACCCACAGGATACACACAGGATATAGACACAGCGGGCCCACAGGATACATTCAGGATATAGACATGGCGGGCCCACAGGATGCTCACAGGATATAGACACGGCGGACCCACAGGATACACATAGGATATAGACACAGCGGGCCCACAGGATACACGCAAGATATAGACACGGCAGGCCCACAGGATACACGCAGGATATAGACACAGCGGGCCATAGATTACAAGCAGGATATAGACACGACGGGCCCACAGGGTATATACAGGATATAGACACGGCAGGCCAACAGGTTACATACAGGATATAGACACGGCGGGCCCACAGGATACACACAGGATATAGACACGGTCGCCCGACGGGTTACAAACAGGAAATGTACACAGCAGGCCCACAGGATACACACAGGATATAGACACGGTGAGCCCACAGGTTACACACAGGATATAGACACGGCGTGCCCACAGGTTACACACAGAATATAGACACGGAAGGCCCACAGGTTACACAGAGAATATAGACATGGCGGGCCCACAGGGTACACACAGGATATAGACACGGCGAGCTCACAGGTTACACACAGGATACAGACACAGCGGGCCCACAGGATACATACATGATATAGACACAGCCTGCCCACAGGTTACATACAGGATATAGACATAGCAGGCCTACGGGATACATACAGGATATAGACACAGCGGGCCCACAGGATACACACAGGATATAGGCACAGCGAGCCCACAGGATACACACAGGATATAGACACAGCGGGCCCACAGGATACACGCAAGATATAGACACGGCGAGCCCACAGGTTACATACAGGATATAGACACAGCGGGCCCACAGGATAAATACAGGATATAGACACAGCCGGACCCACAGGATACACACAGGATATAGACACACCCGGCCCACAGGATTCATACAAATGAACGCCAACAATCTCATTGGTCCTTATACGCTGTGATGTCTTTCCCGTGCAAGATGAATTCATATCCGTGCAACACAACTTTCGTTGCTATAGTGGTTTACTTTTCAACAAAATGATTATACTGAGATCATTTAAAAAGGCTCTATATCTTTGGCCAAAACTCGTACAGCACAAAGCCACAAAATATCAGTCTCACCTGTGCACGTCATAGTGTTCAGATCGGTAtgaatttatgatttatgaataATTTTAATACTATAATGATATAATAGTAGGGTACGactctgatatttactgaaaggcaataattcgAGTTATTCTTGGTAAAAATAAAGAGTTTGTTTAGATTAGTAAATATGAATGTTGTGGCAAAAGTTTGCGGTGTAGCCGCTTACTATAAGATGAATAGCACACCACCGCTTCAGGGCGTTAATTCTATATTCAAAAACTAAAGGCGTATCCATGAACAACACGTAGACCTATATTTTCTTCTTCATCTAGACCAGACATCCCGACGCCCGGATGTATCTCACCTTTGGGAAGTGGGCTTGGTTTTTGTTTCGGCTGACATTAGTTCGGATCAGGTTACTGTTAGCCGTGAGGAAATGTCGCGTTGTTCACATTTTACAACACCTGACTGAGCCTGCGGCAAACAGACGCTCTTACTTGTTAACCGATAACCCAGGGATTAGGGAAGTAGACTTGTTGACGAAGATTTAAGATTCTTTCTGTTGACCTGAAAACATGTTACattacgcccccccccccccccccaaccaaataaaataatatgctCTGCTCTTCTAATCCGTTACTGCTCTTCTAACCCGTTATCAGTACACGTGGGGCGATAAACTAGACCAATGTACGCTCTACATTGTAATAGGTTCAAACAGAGGACATCTCTTAGTTCCAGTTCAATCAGACTTCAATATCAGCATCCATCCATGCGCTTGGCTTGATCATCAATATCAGCATCCATCCATGCGCTTGGCTTGATCATCAATATCAGCATCCATCCATGCGCTTGGCTTGATCATCAATATCAGCATATTGCCTCAGTGATCTTCTTCAGGTGCTGATGcaagtttccttcacccataatcccccccccccccccatcatgcatagtttcctccacccataattcTAACCCCAATCATGcatagtttcctccaccaataattCTAACCCCAATCATGCatagttttctccacccattatTCTAACCCCAATCATGCaaagtttcctccacccataattcTAACCCCAATCATGcatagtttcctccacccataattcTAACCCCAATCATGcatagtttcctccacccataattcTAACCCCAATCATGcatagtttcctccacccataattcTAACCCCAATCATGcatagtttcctccaccaataactCTAACAACAATCATGCATAGTTTATTCCACCAATAATTCTAACCCCAATCATGcatagtttcctccacccataattcTAACCCCAATCATGcatagtttcctccacccataattcTAACCCCAATCATGCatagttttctccacccataattcTAACCCCATCATGCATaaattcctccacccataattcTAAGCACCATCAtacatggtttcctccacccaaaattCGTACATAGTCCTTCACATATAGGTgaacaattcttcagtatgacgttACACAAAGatgaaatataatgtaatatatgtTATAAGCCACTCTCACATTTTATCGAAATAGTTGCCGGGTTATCGCGTATAGGAACTGCTGGGCTTAGCTCGGCCGTACTGCCACGTACCAAGTGTTTTGAATTTATTCAAACACTCAGCGATTGGGTGACACCTCGTAGTAATTCGTAGTACCCTCGATCCTAGTGCACTCGTACTAATCATGGGTCAAGGGTAGCTACTCGGTTCTGCGACGTAGAAACCAAGCAGAGAGAACATGTTATCTGTGAGGGAATGACTTCACGGGTTATTTGcagtgtttatttgatttgttggatgggctgtactcaagattatttgacatacacatgtatacgaGGATGACCAGCATAAAGGTAGGAGGGCCCGAGGGAAAGCCATGACATCTGCaagttgctaacagaccttcccatttattTTACCTTAGTCTTACTCTCTTGTATACGTAAGAAGCTGGGCAACTGGTATATAACTTCTACATACTTCGGGATAAGTCGTAGCCAGGTCGGCACTCCTCTTACTAAGCTCATATAGAACTTGTATAAACTTCGGGATAAGCCATAGCTAGCTCGACAGTCCTCGTATCAAACTCCTGTAGAACTCGTACTGACCTCGGGATAAACCGTAGCTAGCTCGACAGTCCTCGTATCAAACTCGTGTAGATCTCGTACAGCCCTCGGGATAAGTCGTAGCTAGCTCGACAATCCCCATATAAAACTCGTGTAGAACTAGTACTGACCTCGGGATAAGCCGTAGCTAGATCGACAGTCCTCGTTTCAAACTCGTGTAGAACTCGTACTGACCTCGGGATAAGCCGTAGCTAGCTCGACAGTCCTCGTATCAAACTCGTGTAGATCTCGTACAGCCCTCGGGATAAGTCGTACCTAGCTCGACAATCCTCGTATCAAACTCGTGTAGAACTCGTACTGACCTCATAAGCCGTAGCAAGCACCACATTCTTGGTTTCAAACTCGTGTAGGCCAAGTACTGACCTCGGGATAAGCTGTAGTTAGCTCGACAATCCTCGTACCAAATTCGTGTAGAACTCGTACTGATTTGGGGGATAAGCCGTAGCTAGCTCGACAGCCCTCGTATCAAACTCGTGCAGGTCTAGTACGGACCGAGGGATAAACCGAGGGAGTTATGTTAGTTTGCATGTAACAGTAACCTACATACAATTTTTGATGGCGCCTGGGAGCATTGTTTGGGTAGTGACGGTGGTGGCGTGCGTGGAGGTATGGGGTTCTCTTGTTGTTATTCTTGCCTTTAAGGTTGTGATTTGGTGGAGTACCACAAGGCTATTCAGTGTGCGGTGCATTGTGAGAGCACACAAAATCCCATGTACGCTTAGTCTCATATTATATAGCCAGCGCTGTGTTACTTTGACACCTGTGTAAATATTGTGGCATGTGCCATTCACTACTGAGTATAGTGGGACTGTACATATACAACGTGTATATCGGGAACTTTTGATATGTCAATATGATGATATGCGTCATAGACtaactataatatatatatatatatatatatatatatatatatatatatatatatatatatatatatatatatatatatatatatatatatatatatatatatatatatatatatgaaaccGAGCCTCGTTAAACGTAATATTCCATATTTTTTATACATTGAATAAATGTGGTTCTTCATTTGACTACAACAGAATTGTCGTCGTTTGTTTATTATAATCTGACTGGCTGTTGTTTTTACTGCATCtttgaaatgtgtttgttgGGGAATAAATAGCTTGAAGCACAATTAAATCTGTGCCACGTTTAGCACAAGTGTTTGTGACATCCACACTATGGCTCACAATCTGCTACGCATTTGAAGTGCATTTCAAGCGCGGAGGTAGAACAGAGGAGGCACAACTCGCCCAGTGGCTGCGGTGAGTTCGACTGTTCGCTTGTCAGTATAGCAGGTGCGCGCGTCGAGCCTAGAGTAATCTGGCCCTGTAAAGGCCCCGTCATACGCTCTTTGAGTAAAGTCGCAAACTCTGAAGTCTGCGCAGAGAAAAACTGTAGGAAGATCATATTAGTGCCTTTATGTGGGTATTTTAGTCACATCGACTATTGCATCGGAAGATGTACTGTGTTTAGGACAGCTAAATGAAGCTATCGGGtacattttctgttgtttttcttgtttgttttttctcgtTTTTTCTGGGGTCTGCATAGTACTATAAAGTTATGTGTTCCCGTTAGCATTAGTTTGCCATTTAACATGTGCTTAAGGGTTACTCaattaattaaaacataatGATTAAAAATTGAGAAAATAGCCCATTTATGATTCAAGGCAATTATTGGGGCTGTAAGCGGTATTGGGGCTGTAAGCGGTACCATAAGTTTGATTTTTTGCAACACTACATAAATTGCAATACACGGGGCAGGGGCGATGTATTCATCTTGTTGAATTAAgtcaccacgttggatatatgaacagctgcaatcaaagcgcaactgaaacacacatttttgctattccagcatggtacacgatttagtGCTGATTTCACTCCGTCGCTTAGAacacaccttgcgtctttccaagataattgaaaactgttgattgcttctctttgcatgatttcgtcccattttcatactttatattcttcggtggtttgtgttatatgtagTTTTGGGAAATGccattgcgattattgacctgtgttggtagatccaggatcaattctgggtcgggtcacacctaaaactttaaaagaggaagttgtagctgtCTCGCTCAGCGTTCAGCGTTAAgggggaagtgcaacgactggttggtccgtatcagtataatggctcgggcgggtcggcttacttgtctttggtaagtcgtctcagtgaagcaacactagataaaagagcggtggaaatccgccctgcgaCTAgaaggcacatcacatgcactctaagggctctttcgtcgtcatgtgaccgAAAACTtattaaatacgacgttaaaccccaagcatacatatatgtgtatgcttATTAAGTGCCACGTGAACCccgagcatacatacatgtgtatgcctaTTAAGTTCCACGTGAACCCCGagcatacatacacgtatatgccTATTAAGAGCGACgtgaaccccaagcatacatacatgtgtatgtctatTAAGTACCACgtgaaccccaagcatacatacacgtatatgccTATTAAGAGCGACgtgaaccccaagcatacatacatgtatatgcctattaATTACCACGtgaactccaagcatacatacatgtgtatgcctaTTAATTACCACGtgaactccaagcatacatacatgtgtatgcctaTTAATTACCACGtgaactccaagcatacatacatgtgtatgcctaTTAAGTTCCACGTGAACCCCGAGCTTACATAAAAGTGTATGCCTATTAAGTATGACGTGAATCCCAAGAATACATAAAAGTGTATGCCTGTTAAGTACCACgtgaaccccaagcatacatacatgtatatgcctgttaagtaccacgtgaaccccaagcatacatacatgtgtatgcctaTTAATTACCACGtgaactccaagcatacatacatgtgtatgcctaTTAAGTACCATGTGAACCCCGAGCTTACATAAAAGTGTATGCCTATTAAGTATGACGTGAATCCCAAGAATACATAAAAGTGTATGCCTGTTAAGTACCACgtgaaccccaagcatacatacatgtatatgcctgttaagtaccacgtgaaccccaagcatacatacatgtgtatgcctaTTAATTACCACGtgaactccaagcatacatacatgtgtatgcctaTTAAGTACCATGTGAACCCCGAGCTTACATAAAAATGTATGCCTATTAAGTATGACGTGAATCCCAAGAATACATAAAAGTGTATGCCTGTTAAGTACCACgtgaaccccaagcatacatacatgtatatgcctattaAGTACCGCGagaaccccaagcatacatacatgtgcatgcctgttaagtaccacgtgaaccccaagcatacatacatgtgtatgcctaTTAAGTACGACGagaaccccaagcatacatacatgtgcatgcctgttaagtaccacgtgaaccccaagcatacatacatgtgtatgcctaTTAAGTACGACGagaaccccaagcatacatacatgtgtatgcctaTTAAGTACGACGagaaccccaagcatacatacatgtgcatgtctactaagtacgacgtgaaccctagcatacatacacagccccaaaaaatattaaagatcatgtttgcaaataagttttgacgc
This DNA window, taken from Liolophura sinensis isolate JHLJ2023 chromosome 11, CUHK_Ljap_v2, whole genome shotgun sequence, encodes the following:
- the LOC135477893 gene encoding sodium-dependent glucose transporter 1B-like encodes the protein MVDALEVTSESYNEPIVIVETDSEEIGRKKTIKLVYTFFILLVYFVGGALKGQEGVTFLDLLILTDSDMESGSLLLTCSALGFMLGPLLLGFLYDRYNNSGLFAIFIVSSGLLTYVIPWCHHLVLMSVAFVLRNLVTSAVDIGALVITVKLWKNEVNPYMQAIQAMFALGGIVSPLITAPFLSESGRKAANNLNNVKDNTSRPYDMGTSDMVNLSSQSVLTLSTNTSDNQTWTIFGKEETNVYIAYSIIATCMLVVSIPVAILWISRSVEKLTSRQDKEVSADEVKQPVIKARKHPRLLPVAIALVGLFFFVYGPVEKTCANFLLAFLVKQMNWSKVHAAQGNSAFYAGFAGGRFIGIALAVVMPTTLMLFVFMMALVVCLGLFILAIEQSAVFTWVCIVLIGTAMSTIYASMYAWVDVNVTSVTGKMASCMQVALALGTMATTPLIGYLFKEQTPMWFVYLTITLSSTCFLCYSFLYLLTLKFPLRLGANTPCPEKDTFLQGEDKDGEIPTKTSV